GGTCTGGTGGCCTTCGCCGTGCTCGGGTGGACGTGGATCGACGCCGTCGCCGGTTTCGTCATCGCGGGCTTCGCGATCAGCGAGGGCCGCGAGGCATGGGAGGGCGAACTCGTCTGCGACGACTGACACGACTCGCGTCGCAGCGGCGCGAGGCAGTCTGAACCACGGCCTGGGACGGGCAGCGACCAGCAGGGTCCTGGCACGCCCTTCAGCGGTGACCCGCTGGGTGCCGGCGCGGGGCGGCTGCGCCGGTCGGTGACTGGTCGGCCGGTTGGCGGACATCGGGTGCGAAGCACCGAGCGGTCACGGTCGGCTCTCGGGCGCCCGTCGTGACACGGGATCCGCGATCGATCGCGTACCGGCGATCGGTACGGGTCGTTGGCCCGCACATGTCGGGACCTTTGACGTTGATCCCACCCCCGGTGGGGTGGATACTGAGTGCACCAGCGTTGGAATTGCGAGGTGTGCCGATCATGGCCGTGAACGTTCATCCGACGTCGCATGCGACCGCCGACGCGCGTCGACGTTCGCCGCTGTTGACGGCGGACGGTGTGGCCAAGACCTACCGGACGGGGTGGTGGCCACGTCGGCGCGTCAAGCGGGTGCTGCGCGGCGCTGCGCTGCGGCTGTGGCCGGGCGAGGTCGTCGGTTTGGTCGGCGAGAACGGGTCTGGCAAGTCGACGTTGATGAAGATCCTCGTCGGCGCGCTGGACCGTGACGCCGGCACCGTCTCGCTGGCCGGCCGGCTGGGCTACTGCCCGCAGGAGCCGGTGCTGTACGAGCGGTTGACGTGTGATGAGCACTTCGAGCTGTTCGGCCGCGCCTACGGGCTGTCCGAGGCCGACATCGTTCGCTCGCGTGACGCGGTCTACGAGACATTGGGGTTCGCCGGCTGGCGCGGCGCGCGGGTGGAGGAGCTGTCGGGTGGGACCCGCGCCAAGTTGAACCTGGGCCTGGCGTTGCTGCCCGACCCGGAGCTGTTGCTGCTCGACGAGCCGTACGCCGGGTTCGACTGGGACACCTACCAGCGGTTCTGGGAGCTGACGCGGACGCGCCGTGACGCCGGTCGGGGACTGTTGATCATCAGCCACTTCATCACCGACGCCGGGCGGTTCGACCGGATCTACGACCTGGTCGACGGAAGGACGGTGGCGCGATGACCGGCCTGCTGACCTGGCGATACCTGACCGAGTACGCCCGCCGCCCACTGAACCTGGTGCTGTTGGCGGTCGTGCCGGTGGTGTTCGTGGCGCTGTCGGCGGGCGCGTTGGCCGACTTCGCGCGCATCCTCGGCGGCGAGGCCGGTCTCGGCCAGCTCGAGGCCGCGACCGCGGGGTGGGCGGCGGCGTTCCTGGCCGGCGTCGCCGGGTTCTTCCACGTCAGCGGATCGCGGGAGCCCGACCGGCGGCTGGCCGCGGCCGGCTCGATCACATCGCGGGTCGTGGTCGCCCGGTTGGCGTCGTCGCTGCTGCTGGCGGCCGTGGCGGCCGTCGGGGCGCTGGTCGCGCTGGCCGTCCGGACCGACGTGGCCGATGTGCCGCGCGCCGTCGGAGCGACCGCCATGTTCGCCGTGATCTACCTGGGGATCGGTGCCGTGGTCGGTGCGTTGGTGCGTTCGG
The sequence above is a segment of the Euzebyales bacterium genome. Coding sequences within it:
- a CDS encoding ABC transporter ATP-binding protein, with product MAVNVHPTSHATADARRRSPLLTADGVAKTYRTGWWPRRRVKRVLRGAALRLWPGEVVGLVGENGSGKSTLMKILVGALDRDAGTVSLAGRLGYCPQEPVLYERLTCDEHFELFGRAYGLSEADIVRSRDAVYETLGFAGWRGARVEELSGGTRAKLNLGLALLPDPELLLLDEPYAGFDWDTYQRFWELTRTRRDAGRGLLIISHFITDAGRFDRIYDLVDGRTVAR